The following are encoded in a window of Cydia amplana chromosome 20, ilCydAmpl1.1, whole genome shotgun sequence genomic DNA:
- the LOC134657557 gene encoding putative aminopeptidase W07G4.4, translating into MGTEQKVHNVTVSLIGEINSSNHDALVVVTVPGTPPPQALEDFIAAAVQTDKGLEKKPGVLHCARVSGNRLVLSPTGPLTPYDDVRSVYEAALAGVRRAAEAGARRPVVALPAAPAWPRAPLVALLGALEALYVPIQIRETFPSQAHSITSLGVYGEGVANIDNVIRDACALEVARGVSRDIGGADPERMTPLRVAEYVRGALGASVRVRVQDDPRQLAEDYPLFEAVNRAANHVPRHRGCVIFLEYEPESFEETVMLVGKGVTYDTGGCDIKAGGVMAGMSRDKCGAAAVAGFLKACELLKPRLRVSAALCMVRNSVGSEAYVADELIRCRRGLAVRVGNTDAEGRMVMADVLDEMRERAESARKPHLYTVATLTGHAVRAVGPAYTIVMDNHAARAKGHAEAFRASGESVADMVEVSTVRREDLAFHRGLCPGDHVHQANNLPSTQTNRGHQGPAGFLLLVSGLESGSVPYSHVDVAGSAGCLPLPPTAAPLLALAAHYKLISC; encoded by the exons ATGGGCACAGAGCAGAAAGTGCACAATGTGACAGTATCTCTCATCGGGGAGATCAACAGCAGCAACCATGATGCGTTAGTAGTGGTCACCGTGCCCGGGACACCTCCTCCTCAAGCTTTAGAGGACTTCATAGCGGCGGCCGTACAGACGGACAAGGGTCTAGAGAAG aAACCGGGCGTGCTGCACTGCGCTCGCGTGTCCGGCAACCGACTCGTTCTCTCGCCCACTGGACCCCTCACACCGTACGATGATGTTAG GTCTGTGTATGAGGCAGCCTTAGCCGGCGTGCGGCGCGCGGCTGAAGCCGGTGCGCGGCGGCCCGTGGTAGCGCTACCGGCGGCCCCCGCATGGCCCAGGGCTCCACTTGTGGCCCTGCTCGGAGCCCTGGAGGCGCTCTATGTG CCCATTCAAATCCGCGAGACGTTTCCGTCGCAGGCGCACTCGATCACGTCGCTCGGTGTGTACGGCGAGGGTGTTGCCAACATTGACAACGTGATACGTGACGCTTGCGCGCTAGAAGTTGCCAG AGGCGTGTCCCGCGACATCGGCGGCGCGGACCCCGAGCGCATGACGCCGCTGCGCGTCGCCGAATACGTTCGCGGCGCGCTCGGCGCGAGCGTGCGCGTGCGCGTCCAGGACGACCCGCGCCAGCTCGCCGAGGACTACCCGCTGTTCGAGGCGGTCAACCGCGCGGCCAACCACGTCCCGAGGCACAGAG gTTGCGTAATCTTCTTGGAGTACGAACCGGAGAGCTTCGAGGAGACCGTGATGTTGGTCGGCAAG GGCGTGACCTACGACACCGGGGGCTGCGACATCAAGGCGGGGGGTGTGATGGCCGGCATGTCGCGCGACAAGTGCGGCGCGGCCGCCGTAGCTGGCTTCCTCAAG GCTTGCGAACTCCTGAAACCCAGGCTGCGCGTGTCAGCGGCGCTGTGCATGGTGCGCAACTCGGTGGGCTCGGAGGCCTACGTGGCGGACGAGCTCATCCGCTGCCGGCGCGGCCTCGCCGTGCGCGTCGGCAACACCGACGCCGAGGGCCGGATGGTCATGGCCGACGTGCTGGATGAG ATGCGCGAGCGTGCGGAGTCGGCGCGCAAGCCGCACTTGTATACGGTGGCCACGCTCACCGGGCACGCCGTGCGCGCCGTGGGGCCCGCCTACACCATCGTCATGGACAACCATGCCGCCAG AGCTAAAGGTCACGCGGAAGCGTTCCGGGCGTCGGGCGAGAGCGTCGCCGACATGGTGGAGGTGTCCACCGTGCGGCGCGAGGACCTGGCCTTCCACCGCGGGCTGTGCCCCGGCGACCACGTGCACCAGGCCAACAACCTGCCCTCCACGCAGACCAACCGCGGCCACCAG GGTCCCGCCGGGTTCCTGCTGCTGGTGTCGGGGCTGGAGTCGGGGTCGGTGCCGTACTCGCACGTGGACGTGGCGGGCTCGGCCGGCTGcctccccctcccccccacCGCCGCCCCCCTACTCGCCCTCGCCGCGCACTACAAGCTGATCAGCTGCTAG
- the LOC134657688 gene encoding protein enabled-like, whose protein sequence is MVYPPPGPPPPPYYGHPHPWGPHHHYPPPPHMYPPPPHDGGYPPGQYPPPPHDGGYPPGQYPPPPQPYYVPGTMMVPFPVPPAQDPANNPTYITNYIYHGESQASSSLPAIVDEVRVVEDSGEHEWIPTTATMANQLTGRAVVGGHEGWDGSPLWVIRAWHAGDLIPGKLSIRHCAATVVHDGKEIPVQNIEVLCSKPESLRWVPASTGNVPPGAIPGGRTSSGETLYVGRARYQLSVTPGKVHPSHSSCYIGFSGNEVAHKMYDVLCRAS, encoded by the coding sequence ATGGTCTACCCGCCGCCCGGaccaccgccgccgccgtaTTACGGCCATCCGCATCCATGGGGACCGCATCACCACTACCCGCCACCACCGCACATGTATCCACCCCCACCACACGACGGCGGGTACCCTCCAGGACAATATCCACCACCACCACACGACGGAGGATACCCTCCAGGACAATATCCACCACCACCACAGCCATATTATGTTCCTGGGACTATGATGGTACCCTTTCCCGTACCACCAGCTCAAGACCCAGCCAACAATCCAACGTACATCACTAACTATATTTACCACGGTGAAAGCCAAGCTTCAAGCTCACTCCCAGCGATAGTCGATGAAGTACGAGTAGTGGAAGATTCTGGAGAACATGAATGGATACCAACGACAGCGACCATGGCCAATCAACTGACAGGGAGAGCAGTCGTGGGCGGCCACGAAGGTTGGGACGGAAGCCCTCTATGGGTGATCAGGGCATGGCACGCTGGGGATCTGATCCCAGGGAAGCTATCTATCCGGCATTGCGCCGCTACAGTCGTCCATGATGGGAAGGAAATCCCGGTGCAGAATATCGAAGTGCTGTGCTCGAAGCCGGAAAGTTTAAGATGGGTGCCTGCGTCTACTGGTAACGTTCCCCCTGGGGCGATTCCGGGGGGTCGGACGTCTTCTGGAGAGACGTTATACGTTGGCAGAGCGAGGTACCAGCTCTCCGTGACCCCTGGAAAGGTCCATCCGAGCCATAGTTCGTGTTATATAGGTTTTTCTGGTAATGAGGTGGCGCATAAAATGTATGACGTGTTGTGTAGAGCTAGTTGA